DNA from Arthrobacter sp. FW305-BF8:
CAGGTTGCCGGTGCCGAGGGGGATCAGGCCCATGGCCACCCCGGTATGCGCAAGGGCCTCAGCCGCCACGCGCACTGTACCGTCGCCGCCGCCCACCAGAACGACGTCGGCCCCGTACTCCAGGGCCGCCCGGACCTGCGAGTGGCCCGGGTCCTCTACAGTCGTTTCGAAGAACCGCGGCTCCTCCCAGCCGGCAGTCAGGCAGGCGCGCTGGATGGTGGCGCGGGCTTCATCTGCCTTGGCTTTGATGGGGTTGAGGATGACGGCGACGCGCTGGCGTTCCAGGCCGTGTTCGTGGGCCGCCTCCCGCACCGCGCTGCGGATGTGCAGCGCCTTCAGCCTGCGCACGCCCCACCAGCTGGAGACGGCGAAGGCCAGCGCTGCAGCGATCAGGACGTAAAGAAGCAGGTCGCTCATGGTGCTCCAACACTATCCCGCCCGGAGTGTCCTGCGGATTCGATACCCTTGTCTGGTGATCGACGTAAAAGACCTCAGCGAAAACCCGGACAAGTTCCGCGCCAGCCAGCGCGCCCGCGGTGCGGACGAGACCCTGGTGGACGCGATCATCGACGCAGACGCCGCGCGCCGCACAGCACTGATCAGCTTTGAGAACCTCCGCGCCGAACAGAACGTGTTCGGCAAGAAAGTGGCGCAGGCCAAGGGCGAGGAAAAGCAGGCGCTGCTCGCCGAGGTCCGCGAACTTGCGGGAGCGGTGAAGGCTGCCTCGGCTGAAGCGGACGCAGCGCAGGCCAAGCAGGAAGAGCTGCTGCGCACCATCCCCAACCTCATTGAAGACGGCGTGCCGGCAGGTGGCGAGGACGACTACGTTGTGGTCAAGACCGTGGGCACGCCGCGCGAATTCCCCGATTTCGAGCCCCGCGACCACCTCGAAATCGGCGAGCTGATCGGCGCGATCGACATGGAGCGCGGCGCGAAGGTCTCCGGGGCACGCTTCTACTTCCTCCGCGGGGTGGGCGCCCGGCTCGAAATGGCCTTGCTGCAGATGGCCATGGAACAGGCCATCGAGGCCGGCTTCATCCCTATGATCACCCCCACGCTCGTCCGGCCCGAGACCATGCAGGGCACCGGGTTCGACGTAAAGCACGACGCCGAGATCTACCGTCTCGCCGAGGACGACCTTTACCTGGTGGGTACCTCGGAGGTGCCCCTCGCCGGGTACCACGCGGACGAGATCCTGGACCTCTCCGCCGGCCCCATCCGCTTCGCCGGCCAAAGCTCCTGCTACCGCCGCGAGGCCGGTTCGCACGGCAAGGACACCCGCGGGATCATCCGCGTCCATCAGTTCAACAAGGTGGAGATGTTCATCTACACCACGGCGGAAGAGGCCGCGGCTGAACATGAGCGCCTGCTGGCCTGGGAAGAGCAGATGCTGGCCAAGTGCGAGCTGCCCTACCGTGTTATCGACACCGCCGCCGGCGACCTCGGCATGTCCGCAGCCCGCAAGTTCGACTGCGAAGCCTGGGTCCCGACCCAGGGCGCGTACCGCGAGCTGACGTCCACGTCCAACTGCACCACTTTCCAGGCGCGCCGCCTGAACATCCGTGAGCGCGTGTTCGCCGAGGACGGCAGCCCCAAGGGCACCCGTGCCGTGGCCACGCTCAACGGCACGCTGGCAACCACGCGCTGGATCGTCGCACTCCTGGAACACCACCAGAACGCCGACGGCTCGGTCAACGTGCCGGCGGCCCTGCAGAAGTACCTCGGCGACCTCGAGGTGCTCCCCGTTCTTTAGGCACAAGCTTGGCTGCGGGTAAATACTCACACCGGGGACAACCTGTGGGTATTTACCCGCTGTTCACGCGCTGCTGTGCGCTGCGTCCTAGCTGGTGTCAGGGGCGTCTGCTCTACTAGGAAGCATGACTACATTGACTGAATTCTCAGCCGCTGGCACCGAAGACCGGCCAGAAGCACAACAGAAACTCATGATCGCCCTGGACGTGGACGGCACCCTCGTGGACCACGACGGCCACATGTCCGCCCCGGTCCGCGACGCCGCACAGGCTGTGGTGGCGGCCGGGCACGAGGTCATGATCGCCACCGGGCGGTCGCTCAACGCCACGCTTCCGATCATCGAACAGATCGGCCTGGACCGCGGTTACGCCGTCTGCTGCAACGGCGGCGTGACGCTGCGCCTGGATCCAGGGTTGCCCAACGGCTACGACATCATCCACAAGGC
Protein-coding regions in this window:
- the serS gene encoding serine--tRNA ligase — translated: MIDVKDLSENPDKFRASQRARGADETLVDAIIDADAARRTALISFENLRAEQNVFGKKVAQAKGEEKQALLAEVRELAGAVKAASAEADAAQAKQEELLRTIPNLIEDGVPAGGEDDYVVVKTVGTPREFPDFEPRDHLEIGELIGAIDMERGAKVSGARFYFLRGVGARLEMALLQMAMEQAIEAGFIPMITPTLVRPETMQGTGFDVKHDAEIYRLAEDDLYLVGTSEVPLAGYHADEILDLSAGPIRFAGQSSCYRREAGSHGKDTRGIIRVHQFNKVEMFIYTTAEEAAAEHERLLAWEEQMLAKCELPYRVIDTAAGDLGMSAARKFDCEAWVPTQGAYRELTSTSNCTTFQARRLNIRERVFAEDGSPKGTRAVATLNGTLATTRWIVALLEHHQNADGSVNVPAALQKYLGDLEVLPVL